The following are from one region of the Hymenobacter radiodurans genome:
- the argS gene encoding arginine--tRNA ligase, which produces MQQLEQDIKAALSAAIQQIFGATVATEQLVIQPTRKEFAGTFTLVTFSLTKSLGKGPEQIGQALGEWLTTHEPRVSGFNVVKGFLNLEVADREWLRQFQDLVQQPENAPVLTNGPQNVVVEYSSPNTNKPLHLGHLRNNFLGYSVAEILKATGATVSKVNLVNDRGIHICKSMLGYQRFGHAETPESDSIKGDHLVGKYYVLFEKHYREQVAQLVAEGVAEDKAKASAPLMLEARDMLQKWEAGDEEVVSLWRQMNGWVYEGHNATYAAIGVDFDKFYYESGTYLLGKERVQEGLDRGLFYRKEDGSTWVDLAQEGLDQKILLRSDGTSVYLTQDLGTAELKYADFHYDSSIYVIADEQNYHMQVLQATLQKLEKPYAAAIHHLSYGMVDLPTGKMKTREGTVVDADELVREVVEAAKVATLEKGKIEGLTEDEQTELFHILGLGALKYYLLKVDPKKRMLFNPEESVQLEGHTGPFIQYSHARIAQLRRKAEQMGVSEKNDFLSLGDLQKAEREMIEELARYANVVKEAARTFSPAIVAQYAYDLAKTYNRFYAEVQVLAEPDEAKRAFRVALSAQTGCAIKASMKLLGIAVPERM; this is translated from the coding sequence GTGCAACAACTCGAACAAGACATCAAAGCGGCGCTGAGCGCCGCTATTCAGCAGATATTTGGCGCTACGGTCGCAACGGAGCAGCTTGTTATTCAGCCTACTCGCAAAGAATTCGCCGGCACATTTACGCTCGTGACGTTTTCCTTGACCAAAAGCCTAGGCAAAGGCCCTGAGCAGATAGGGCAGGCCCTAGGTGAATGGTTAACCACGCATGAGCCCCGAGTGAGCGGGTTTAACGTGGTCAAAGGCTTCCTGAACTTAGAAGTGGCCGACCGTGAATGGCTGCGCCAGTTTCAAGACTTGGTGCAGCAGCCCGAGAATGCGCCGGTACTCACTAACGGCCCTCAGAATGTGGTGGTGGAGTATTCCTCGCCGAATACCAACAAGCCTTTGCACCTAGGACATTTGCGCAATAATTTTCTGGGCTACTCTGTAGCTGAGATTCTGAAAGCCACTGGTGCTACCGTGTCAAAGGTAAACCTAGTCAATGACCGGGGCATTCACATCTGTAAATCGATGCTGGGCTACCAGCGGTTTGGCCACGCCGAGACACCCGAAAGTGACAGCATCAAGGGCGACCATTTGGTAGGTAAATACTACGTGCTGTTTGAGAAGCATTACCGGGAGCAAGTTGCTCAATTGGTAGCCGAAGGCGTGGCCGAAGACAAGGCTAAGGCGTCGGCGCCGCTGATGCTGGAAGCCCGCGACATGCTGCAAAAGTGGGAGGCCGGCGACGAGGAAGTGGTCAGCCTATGGCGGCAGATGAACGGCTGGGTCTACGAAGGTCACAATGCTACCTACGCGGCCATCGGTGTCGATTTCGACAAGTTCTACTACGAGTCGGGTACTTACCTACTGGGTAAGGAGCGGGTGCAGGAGGGGCTGGATCGGGGATTATTCTACCGCAAGGAAGATGGCTCCACTTGGGTAGACTTAGCTCAGGAAGGCCTCGATCAGAAGATTCTACTCCGCTCAGATGGCACCAGCGTTTATCTGACCCAAGACCTAGGTACGGCCGAGCTGAAGTATGCCGACTTTCACTACGACTCGAGCATCTACGTTATTGCCGACGAGCAGAACTACCATATGCAGGTGTTGCAGGCCACGCTTCAGAAGCTTGAAAAGCCCTACGCCGCCGCCATTCACCACCTCAGCTATGGCATGGTAGATTTGCCCACGGGTAAAATGAAAACCCGTGAAGGCACGGTTGTAGACGCCGACGAGCTGGTGCGCGAAGTAGTGGAAGCCGCCAAAGTCGCGACCCTTGAAAAAGGCAAAATCGAAGGCCTAACTGAGGACGAGCAAACCGAGCTGTTCCACATCTTGGGCCTCGGCGCCCTGAAATACTATCTGCTAAAAGTTGACCCTAAGAAGCGGATGCTGTTCAATCCGGAGGAATCGGTGCAGTTGGAAGGGCACACGGGGCCGTTTATTCAGTATTCCCACGCTCGGATTGCTCAGTTGCGCCGCAAAGCCGAGCAAATGGGCGTCAGCGAAAAAAACGATTTTCTGAGTCTTGGCGACTTGCAGAAGGCCGAGCGAGAAATGATTGAGGAACTGGCCCGGTATGCCAACGTGGTAAAGGAAGCAGCCCGCACTTTCTCACCGGCTATTGTAGCCCAGTATGCCTATGATTTGGCCAAAACCTACAACCGCTTCTACGCCGAAGTGCAGGTACTGGCCGAGCCCGACGAAGCCAAGCGGGCCTTCCGCGTGGCGCTGTCGGCCCAAACGGGCTGCGCCATCAAGGCTAGCATGAAGCTACTTGGTATTGCGGTGCCGGAGCGTATGTAA
- the rocF gene encoding arginase, which yields MACLNKGSDYFRRFNSVAVPDLNHVLFDKNHFPYAKHIDSVYTVQKNIANTVEQTVRLGEFPLVLAGDHSNAAATIAGIKTAYPHKTLGVVWIDAHADIHSPYTTPSGNIHGMPIAMALNEDNLECQRNVPEPETEFFWHRLKNLGEPGPKIKPEHLVYVVVRDTEHEENEVIKRHNIKNFSLAEFKEKGPKQVAREIYERLRFCDLVYISFDVDSLDSRFSKGTGTPVKEGLNVDEAIALCQALLDNDRIVCFEMVEINPTLDSENTMARNAFDILEAATDTIQNHLHLADATSRQSRATT from the coding sequence ATTGCCTGTTTAAACAAAGGTTCTGATTATTTCCGCCGGTTCAATTCCGTAGCTGTGCCGGACCTGAATCATGTGCTGTTCGATAAAAACCACTTCCCTTACGCCAAGCACATCGACTCAGTTTATACGGTACAAAAAAACATTGCTAACACGGTTGAACAAACAGTACGCCTCGGAGAATTTCCACTAGTTCTGGCCGGCGACCATTCCAACGCTGCCGCCACTATAGCGGGCATTAAAACTGCTTATCCGCACAAAACGCTGGGCGTGGTGTGGATAGATGCCCACGCCGATATTCATTCACCTTACACCACACCCTCGGGCAATATTCACGGCATGCCCATCGCCATGGCGCTGAACGAGGACAACTTGGAGTGCCAGCGGAATGTGCCGGAGCCGGAAACCGAGTTTTTCTGGCATCGCTTAAAAAACTTGGGCGAACCCGGTCCTAAGATTAAGCCCGAACACCTGGTGTATGTGGTGGTGCGCGATACGGAGCACGAAGAAAACGAAGTAATTAAGCGCCATAACATCAAGAACTTCAGCTTGGCTGAGTTCAAAGAGAAAGGCCCGAAGCAGGTAGCCCGCGAGATTTATGAGCGCTTACGTTTCTGCGACTTAGTGTATATATCGTTCGACGTAGATTCTCTGGACTCACGCTTCAGCAAAGGCACCGGTACACCTGTGAAGGAAGGATTGAACGTAGATGAAGCAATTGCTTTATGCCAAGCCCTTTTGGATAACGACCGGATAGTATGCTTCGAAATGGTGGAAATAAACCCGACGCTCGACTCCGAAAATACGATGGCCAGAAATGCCTTCGACATTCTGGAAGCGGCCACGGATACCATTCAGAATCATCTGCACCTCGCCGACGCTACCTCGCGTCAGAGTCGCGCCACCACATAG
- a CDS encoding YbaY family lipoprotein, whose translation MKLRNVRLGVIALALSACSVTPQKRGPEGDVPGQTVSAAVTGTVSYRERIALPPTAIVKLQLLDVSFADVAATVLDSLTLRPSEGKQVPYEFLLRYDPAQIKAQSTYAVQARILADGKLLFTTTQAYPVITHGNPLDVNIVLQQVSAK comes from the coding sequence ATGAAGCTCAGGAACGTGCGGTTGGGAGTAATAGCTTTGGCACTTAGTGCCTGCTCCGTAACGCCCCAGAAGCGCGGCCCTGAAGGCGATGTGCCTGGCCAGACCGTAAGCGCCGCTGTTACGGGCACAGTGAGCTACCGCGAGCGAATAGCGCTGCCGCCCACGGCCATCGTAAAGCTGCAACTCCTAGACGTAAGCTTCGCCGATGTAGCCGCCACCGTGCTCGACTCCTTGACCTTGCGCCCTTCGGAGGGCAAGCAGGTGCCGTACGAGTTTTTACTGCGCTACGACCCCGCCCAAATCAAGGCGCAGAGTACTTACGCCGTGCAAGCTCGCATTCTGGCAGATGGCAAATTGCTATTCACGACCACCCAAGCCTACCCCGTTATTACCCACGGCAACCCCCTCGACGTGAACATTGTGCTCCAACAGGTGAGTGCTAAATAA
- a CDS encoding type III PLP-dependent enzyme domain-containing protein: MDTYHDLISQTFDFPTADFTVQNNELRFHDIPLMEIVRKHGTPLRLTYLPKISSQIQRAKTWFADAIEKIGYNGTYTYSYCTKSSHFSFIVEEALKNDIHIETSSWFDINIVRAMYAKGKLTKDTYVICNGYKREEYKRDISDLINDGFVNCMPILDNLGEIDYYHDHVREKCSVGMRLASDEEPRFQFYTSRLGVRYADAIPLYEQKIKDDPRFELKMLHYFINTGIKDTSYYWSELSRFVHKYCELRKVCPTLTTIDIGGGLPIQTSIQPEYDYQYMVEEILRTIQRICAEEGVPEPHIFTEFGIFTVGESGMTLYSILGEKLQNDKELWYMIDGSFITNLPDTWALNQRFIMLALNGWEKRYNKIQLGGLTCDSQDYYNAEKHIYQVFLPELRTKNQETVEPQYVGFFHTGAYQESLSGYGGVKHCLIPAPKHVILDRAEDGTLLDWEFAPEQNSDSMMRILGYQQ; this comes from the coding sequence ATGGATACCTACCACGACCTGATTTCCCAAACCTTCGATTTTCCCACGGCCGATTTTACTGTTCAGAATAACGAGCTACGCTTCCATGATATTCCGCTCATGGAAATCGTGCGCAAGCATGGCACGCCGCTGCGCCTCACGTACTTGCCCAAAATCAGCTCGCAGATTCAGCGTGCCAAGACATGGTTTGCTGATGCAATCGAGAAAATAGGCTATAACGGCACGTACACTTATAGCTACTGCACGAAATCGTCGCACTTCAGCTTCATTGTTGAGGAGGCCCTCAAAAACGACATTCATATCGAGACTTCATCTTGGTTCGATATCAATATTGTGCGGGCTATGTACGCGAAAGGCAAGCTCACAAAAGACACGTACGTGATTTGCAATGGCTACAAGCGCGAAGAATACAAGCGCGATATTTCCGATCTGATCAACGACGGCTTCGTGAACTGTATGCCCATCCTCGATAACCTGGGCGAAATCGATTATTACCACGACCACGTCCGCGAGAAATGCAGCGTCGGCATGCGCTTGGCCTCCGATGAAGAGCCACGTTTCCAGTTCTACACCTCCCGCCTGGGTGTTCGCTACGCCGATGCGATTCCGCTGTATGAGCAGAAGATCAAGGATGACCCGCGCTTCGAGCTCAAAATGCTGCACTACTTCATCAATACGGGCATAAAAGACACCAGCTACTATTGGTCGGAGCTAAGCCGTTTTGTGCACAAGTATTGTGAGCTACGAAAGGTGTGTCCTACCCTTACTACCATCGATATCGGCGGCGGATTGCCTATTCAAACCAGCATCCAGCCGGAGTACGATTATCAGTACATGGTAGAAGAAATTCTGCGCACTATTCAGCGTATCTGTGCGGAAGAAGGTGTACCAGAACCCCATATTTTCACCGAGTTTGGCATTTTTACCGTCGGCGAGAGTGGCATGACGCTGTACTCTATTCTGGGCGAGAAGCTACAGAACGACAAGGAGTTGTGGTACATGATTGACGGCTCGTTTATTACCAATCTTCCCGACACTTGGGCCCTGAATCAGCGCTTTATCATGTTGGCATTGAATGGCTGGGAGAAGCGCTACAACAAGATTCAACTGGGCGGCCTTACCTGCGACTCGCAAGACTACTACAACGCCGAGAAGCACATTTATCAGGTCTTCCTGCCCGAGTTGCGCACCAAGAATCAAGAAACGGTGGAGCCGCAGTACGTTGGATTTTTCCATACCGGCGCGTATCAGGAAAGCCTTTCTGGCTATGGCGGCGTTAAACACTGCTTGATTCCAGCCCCTAAGCACGTCATCCTCGACCGCGCTGAAGACGGAACCCTCCTTGATTGGGAGTTTGCCCCAGAGCAGAACAGCGACAGTATGATGCGGATTCTGGGCTATCAGCAGTAG